The window GCTGATTGAGCTATGCCGCGGCCGGGTCTTCATAGAGATACTTGATGTCGTGGTAAAAAATGAAAAATCGAGACCCGTCAGAGCCGGTGATACGGATGAAACTTTTGTCATAGTATTGGATGTAACCACGCATCTCCTGATTGTTCGTCAGCTTCACTACGATCGGTGTTCTTTCTCGAGCCAGTTGGCTGATGTACTCAATCTGCTTGAACGTTTTCTCCGGCGGAGGCCCTTTTTTCTGAGATGATGGCATAACTTCACTCCACGGCTGGATTATATGGCCTGGCCTAAGATTGCACAATAGCCGTTGTCAGATTCACCTGCTTGCTGAACGCGCTCCCGGAGGGTGGCCCGTCTTGTTCATCGCACACCGATTCAGAGCGGCATCAAACCTTCCGGTTTCAACGCGCGTATGCTAAACTGCAACGCCTTTGATGAGGCACAGTATGAGGTTCGTTGTTATTCTCCTTGCCGTGAGTTG is drawn from Blastocatellia bacterium and contains these coding sequences:
- a CDS encoding RNA chaperone Hfq; this encodes MPSSQKKGPPPEKTFKQIEYISQLARERTPIVVKLTNNQEMRGYIQYYDKSFIRITGSDGSRFFIFYHDIKYLYEDPAAA